The nucleotide window cacactgtccatcagttctGCAATTTTGTTTTAGGGCTTgggcaaaaaatgaggtaaatctaaatctcGGGTGGGTCaaatcacaagaaacaatggtgattgaatgtccaccattagagAATACATAGGGCCCatcgttatgtttattttccatccaacccgttgataaggtcacacatatgtagataagggaaaacataaacataagcttgatccaactCTTTTGCAGCCGCAAGAAATTCTATtggtgggtattcaattaccattgtttcttgtggtgtctaagatttggaatttttttttagggGCCATACCTAATAGTGAACTGatgaaacatgcatcaaggtgggtcccatggtccagtccatcatggtggaccattgcTCTTAtcgttttaattttttttatttaactatTGCCCATTAAGatggaccattttttttttaattattattaaaccATCTTGTGTGTGGTCCAGAAGTTATACAATGATCAGGCTCTATTAAGGCATTCTAGATTGGCATTGAGTGAGAAAGCCGAGATGCTTCTAACAATTTGAATCATATACGGTCCAACTCTATAAATGAGTTGTTATCAACATTTGCTTGTGGACTTCTGGCTGATCTAATGTCATCAATAGCCTAGAAAGAATCCATAATCTCTTTGTGGGATGTTTCTTTAGTATGTTGCACTACTTTCTTATAGTCATTCTTCTTGTTGTAAATCTGGCAAAGAACCCAATCATCTAGCTACAACAAAAAGATTTCTTAATGAGCCCAATTAAATTTTTTCCATAGTTTCCTACTAATTCTTATATTAAGTTATTACTCTATATTATAAGTATTTTGAATCAGTGGGCCCAATTTTATGGCTAACTTGATAATTGTTTTAGCTTAAGAATTGGCTCAAATATTTATTCAGATGGGCCTAACAAAATTGTATACTTGGTGCTGAGTTTTTTTAACGTAATCATGACATTTTGGAATGATTCCTTACGCTAAACTTGGTTCGATATGAATATACAGGTTTTTTCCTGTGAGTAAATtataacttacatccaaacaagattacctgtaagtgactttcaCATATAAGTAACTTAACAGTAAGTCACTTATAActtaaagaacttacaggcatccaaacagacccttaaggATTTTACTAACATCCAAACAACCCTTAATTTATTTTTGCTTGCTTAAGGCTACAACCCTCAATTTTGATTTCTATCTGACCATTTGTTTCTAtgctggcccacctaatgagtgaacCACCCCAATTCCTAGGCTGAGGGATCTACTGCCAAATACAATATGATTCTACAAAATCAATACATCTTAGTTCAACAGAACTATGactcaacataaaaacatccaatCAAGTTCCAATAACAATGAGAAACAGAGATTACTAGAACACTAACACAAAACCCCGTGTTTTGATGCACTATCTGATTGAATTGCAATTACTAGTTTCATTAAGCAGCATACATATTGAGAATTTAGGATCCAAATtacaaatatgtttcttccaaGCTGGACCTGAAGGAAATATAACCCGAAATTAGAGAGGGCTACTCCTCACTAGGAATACTAGGAAACTTCATTTCACCTCAATTCACCCGAATCACAATTCAACTCACTGGCACATCTAAACACAGTCTGGCTGTGTAACTAAATCTGCAGACTCTGAGATTGAAATCCCAAATCCTATTTCATCTTTATACTGAAATTCAGACATTCGAAAGTGCGTTTCAATTGAACTGAATCGCAATTCAATTCACTGGTACATCCCAAACACAGACTAGCATCTGCAAGCACACCACATGACAGATCGCCAGGTTGAAATCCCAAATCATATATTCATCTTTATAGTCGAATTCAGACATCCCTGACCATGGTCCTGAAAGCGAGAAACTTCCAACAAGTAAGATTATCTCATCTCTAACTCAGAGAAAGAAGCGATGCAGTTGTCTGATTTTCGTAAGTGCTAAATGGGTGATCTTCTTCTACTGAAGATTCAATCTTTGGATTGTTTTTCTTCAAATCCAGAAGTGGGTTTGGTGCCTGCCCTTGATTCTGCTTGTTGAATTCTTCCGGCAGGTGTTTCTTCATAGGAGTTGTACTCACCTTCCTGCTATTCTGTAAGCTCCGATGGGCCTTATTTTCTTTGAGCGGTTGCCGTaagaattcttcattcttgaaaATCTGGAGTCTATTGAAACTGCCCGAAGGATTTGAATTCTCCATTTCCTTATCTTGATCAAAGGAGCTGAAGATCTCTTTGTTCTGTTCATTGCTTTTGTCCTGCTTGATAGAACCTCCCTCTTTCAAGGACGAAAGCAGATCTTCCTCTCGGCTGTAACCAGAATAATGAGAATTACACCTCCCATAAGTATTGAAAGACTGTTCTTTGTCTGCTGAAGAGGATGATCGTTGGCAGAAACTCCCGAATCCTTCGATCCCGCGAGTAAGCTTACGAGCTCGATCACGTTCTTCTTTCAGGAGAGGTCCTTTCTCCAGCAGCTGAAGTATCCTCTCAGATTTTTTTCTTACTGTCAGACCCCAATTGAATCTGCAAAGATCCATTCATCCTAAGCAATTCAGCTATCTGATATAGAGCAGAATCATATGATCATAAATTACCAATTATTCAGAATCGGGCCCTTGGTTTAATAATCCAGacccattgatctgatgggccatgccccaaaaCTCCCAGATATTTGAACATCATAGTCATCCAATTTCCAGCTTTGTTTCAGTTCAGTGCGattgttgttgtttttctttccttccaaTCAAAGGTTTCCACTTAGTTTTTCAGGCTCGATGTTTCAGTGATCCGTTCTGTTGCTCTGATGGACACCACAATGCAACCACGTCCCAAAAATATCCTCTTCATCCAATCTTCAGCTGTATTTCAATTGAATGCAGATTGTATTTCCTAGCCATCGATCAAAGGGATTTGTGGGGTACAGTGAGGCCCATCACCAACAGCTAGATCATCAAACCATGTTTCACGCATCGAAACAGAGGAAATCCTAATTAATTCATCTCATATTTATTTCTCTAATAGAGAATTCAAGAACTAGAAATTAAGCAGATGAGAGAAATGTTTCATCTGAAAGTGAAGATAATCCGACCATGGAATAAAAAACCCAAATCTCAGATTACTGACCCTCTTTCGTCGATGTATTGAAAGCTCTCCAATTCCCGAATAACGTCTTGATCGCTCCGAAACTCTGCTGCAACGCTCTCCGGCCCATGTGTTATAAGGTGTTCTAGCAATACCAAAGCCTGGTAAGACTCTCTCCAATGCTTTATATCATATCTTGCTAACCTGCATaacagaagaaaaaaagaaatccaTGTAAGATGAAAAATTCATACATGAACACAAATCAAATGGTCTAAAAACAAGAACCCAAAAACCTTTTATGCAGAATCTCCACAATTCTCCAATAATCATCGATTTCGAATGCAGCCCGCGATATCAATCCCATGGTTCGTGTGTCAGGCGCCCATGGATTCCCATTCGTCGCCTCTTCCGTCAGTCTTCAAAAACCAGAATCAAGATCAAGATcatgatggaaaaaagaaaagaataccgATGTGATTCAAGACTTACAGTTCGGCCGGGGTTACATCGGTCAGCGCCAACCGGGCTGTCTTGATCTTCTCTCTGAGAAAGAAAGATGCTTGCTTCTTCAATTCATGGAAAAAAGGAGTACCCATGTTGTTGCTTCCAACGATGGACGACATATTGGCAGTGAtcggagaagaagaaagagatcaATGGTGAGGATTGGTTTCTTATGTGGGACTCGTAGATGAgaacacaactactccactaaGGCAACAAATTCCAATGGGATGAATTCAAAGGAGAGAAATCCATGGAATTTAGATTGTTATAGAAGGAGATGATGATGTAAATGTGGGACATGGGAGGTGGAAATTACAATGGTAGCCACTAAAGTGGGTGTGTTACTGacagtggggcccaacttgatggatTCGttttatatccaatccgtccatcagttttttcagctattttagaatataattcaaaaaatgaagttgtttcaaatctcaagtggaccacaccacagaaaacagtggtcattgaatggccaccattaataAATTCCTGGGACCCAACAttatgtttattggccatccaaactgttgataatgttaaacagacctggatgatgggaaatacaaatatcatcttaatacaaaacttatgtggcccacccgaagtttttaatggtcaatgaacactgtttcctgtggtgtggtccacttgagatttgaatctgctttattttttggaccatggtctaaaacgagctggaaaaaatgatggatggattggatattcaGAAGATACATAAAGCTAGTCCCCATGGTCAGGGATTCACCCACTGAATTGTTACACTCGACTCACCAAATCCGCGCCTGGTTTTGGGAGGAGCTTTTTTGTCTTTTTGCAGAATAGGAAGGGAGAAAAGTCAAGATCCGAGGCTCCTGAGGGGTTTGAATTTTTGAACTAAAATGTAACCGTTCTAATACGGCAGAGAACGCTACAGAAGGTGACGAGATTTTTTAGATTCTCGTGATATTTTCATATTATCGCGATATTTTTGTATTCTCGCGAGATTTCCCTTCTGCAAAAGAGAATTTCTTCCTttctgtttattatattttttttacctgcgttcatcaggtggcccaccacCGTGTGCGGTGTGGCTTGAAGTTAGGCCAACGGTCAAATGGGATTGACGGTCGGTTCACATTCAGCACACATGCGTAGGTTTAAGGATGAGTGTACCAGCCTGACGTTTTGGCTGCCGAGATAAACAccgggtcccacctgatgaatggcaggATCTTGCAATTAGAAACGCCCGCAGACTATCATAAGGGATGCCGGGACCACGGAGGACGccgtttggctggtgaccccaactcCAGCCAGCTAACTGATGTcaaagatctgtgggccccacaatgatgggtgtgctttatccacgccgtccatccgtttttccagatcttttagggtatgaacctaaaactgaggcagatccaaatccaaagCGGAGCTTACCACAGGAAAAGTggttattgaacgcccaccgttgaaaagttaCTAAGGCCCACGAtaaattttatttgccatccaacctgttaattaggtcacacagacgtggatgaaggaaaaacacaaatatttttggtgtggaCCATATAAGGCGAGAACTGTTATACCAACGGTATAGATCAcggaacggtgggccccactctacACTTAAAGCCCGAACGTAGTGTAGGTGTGGACTCCGCTCTACGAGAGCGTACAGATGATAGCCAATCGACGACCGTCCGTTTCAAACAAGTCAATGGTACCTcccattggtgggtcccattcgTTGCCCCTCatggatggaaacggattggctactccccctgccaccggcaaATGGCTGATGGTCCGTGCTTTGTGGgtctcattatgatgtatgtgtttcatccatgccgtccatctatttttctatatcattttatggtatgagacgaaaaatgagctatatcccaatctcaaggaaaccacattacaggaaccagtgttgaatgaacgtcaatcattaaaaactttttgggggcataaaagttttggatcaagctgatctttgtttttttaccttcatctaggtctatatgacctaattaacagattggatgtcaaataaatagtagagtgggccttaggaggattttaatggtggatatgtaATCACTAttcctttcctgtggtgtggtccacctgagatttatatctctctcatttttgggatcaagccctaaaatgaaatgtaaaaatggacgaacggcatggatgaaacacatacatcatggtggggcccacagagcacaggccaccagccaccgggctggtggcaggggaagtagccaatccgtttcccctcgTGGATGCTCACGAACGGACGCAAATTGCCTTTGCCCCACGGCCACGGGGAGTTCCCGTGGTCGGaatctatgtgggcccacagagatttctgtgaccaatccactccgtccgtcaaTTTCTAAAGACCTGAATAGGACGGAagtccaaatatcaggtagatccaaaacttatgtgggccacaccacacgaaaaattAGGTATTGAAATCTCACCATTGGAAACTCTACAGGGCAACAGAAGTTATCAGGATGATATTCCttactacagtttatctgagAGGTAAAAAGCTTGCGAACGGaccgtttagatggcatataaatataatGATCGGttataggaaggtttcaactatggtcGTTTCCATTCTttctgtttcttgtgatgtggcccacctgagttttcgaaCTACcttatggacagagtggatttctcacaagcatctctgtgggcccatatAGCTTCGGACCACAGCAACTTCCTCTAGCTTGGGGCACATGCAACTCGCGTACCTCACGATGAAGGCCCCAagatggggagcggattagctgttacccgagtaacactcCCTAACCTGAGATTGTTGTATATCTATGCGTTCCATCTGTTttttaatcttgttttaggacGTGAACCCAAACTTTAaaaagatccaattctcaggtggaccactccattagaaacattgatgaatgaccgttaaaaacattttgtaggttacaaacgttttggatcaagctgttttttgtattttcccttcatctagatcttgtTGACATTATTAatgggtggatggaaaataaacattacggaaacCTTGCAATGGGTGCTTTGGAATTTATAATGGTGAGACACTCAATAAAAAaatgcttcctgtagtgtggcccatctgatatttggatctgattaatttttgggtCTTCATTCTAAATTGGGATgtagaaacagatgaacggtgtggatagagtcggaccgagtcgagcgagttaatcgagctagcccggttcgtgtacaaccctagatAGAGGGGCATACGAGAGTGCACTCTTGTGTGTAAACAAGAACatgtttgtgaggcccaccgtgatgtatgtgtttttatccgtgttgtccattcattttattcattttttcaaatcattttaagccatgagcccaaaaatgaggcaggtctaaggctcaagtggactaccgTAGGAAGCAACCGTCATAATGATTACTTCCTAAGGCTTAccaagatgtttatttgtcatccaacatgttcataatatggcatggacatggatgaaggtaaaacacaaatatcaactcttacgaagtttttaatggttggcattcaatctccactatgtggtctacttaagcctcgatttctcttatttttggactaatattataaaatgaccggataaaatagatggatagtatggataaaacccatacatcattgtaacgtcctagattttcactattttggatctccaaaaattcttgaattttttttatataattaacttatattatcacttactgaccattaacactcaatgttagtttatgcaCGGGTGgaaccaataaagaaccgcacatgtccgattaatcaaccataggaagctaaAGAATCCACCTGATCaattgaacatcaagtttagccccatgatttactcacataggacccgaATCTAATCgacccatcactaactaatcaagataatcatgactaaattaaagatctaaccgaggccgggtcagataaggcccggatcttgactaatagaccaaatcaacctcgttactcttttagcctaaagcCAACGGTTTAAAGTAATCATggccaaatctccactttcactagttgtaaataggccacactatgaacatagttaatccaaaccctaatcattgcctacgagaaatctcaatactaaattcattctaaaaatgccctgattttctgaaccagctctagactgctcgttggtgggctactagttccaaaactataaaataatgtccgtcttactgggcttgacgtccatcgcgggagtcagacctgggtattGTCTAGAACTGCTTAACTTGAggcaaaggatgagtgcatgagaagtataaataccttaaaggaagaagctgaaacttaagtgaattgggtcgtccactcttatgcaaagttgaggatttcagaccgtcggtttactACCAAACTTctcacgtggagtaaggatatttttctgctcatatccgtataaccgctgccccgatcgaccatcggtaaccgttgaacagacttctaatcatatctattgatcggcgcatccaaatggcgggctgaaCATATCCACACATAGATcgtcattagggctaactatcccgcggtgtatatcaatatgtacatcgcgtagtgggccctagagcttagaaagaccctcctagAGGGTTAGTAAAGtaaaaaacctagcccttggggccatttataccaaacctgacattataaaagggccccatttgggcatcccctctccccatacgaattttccctagaaaaagaaagggagaaagagagaaagaggaagagaagaagagagagtagggtGGGGGATGCTTTAGTGCTACACTTCATCGTTCTCCTCCAATCAAGCCCTAGCATTGATCCTTTCCTCCACCGAATCCGCCTCATTCGCGATTGaaaggtaagaaacaaaatttacttcccaacctaggtttttcaaaaaataaattgcatgaatcttaccCAATTGCTTCTAAATTGGTATAGGAATCATTTTCCCTAATTTTCTAACCCAAGGAGCGCCATGAGTTGGGTGAAACGTCACAAGGTGCGGATTATTATttttaggtggcctagcaccaaatttagtatgaatttaatgattatgtTTGATTAGGTGATATATTCGGATGATCTAGAGCAAACCTAGGCAAGACCTTACATCCTAAATCCTCTTAATTAACATGGAATGATTTTGGAATGTTGTTGTTCCTCAACATAGTTGGGCATGAATTTGGTGATTGTATGTTcatttcttatttgattcttgcaCAATGTTTCTTTGTAAAATGTATGATGAATTTGGTGATTacatgtttatttattatttagttCTTGTACGATGTTTCCATATAGCATGTATGATACATTAACTCTTATGAAATTTGTGCATGAGATATATGTAATTCTTGGCCTCCTCACT belongs to Magnolia sinica isolate HGM2019 chromosome 8, MsV1, whole genome shotgun sequence and includes:
- the LOC131252922 gene encoding epsin-3-like → MSSIVGSNNMGTPFFHELKKQASFFLREKIKTARLALTDVTPAELLTEEATNGNPWAPDTRTMGLISRAAFEIDDYWRIVEILHKRLARYDIKHWRESYQALVLLEHLITHGPESVAAEFRSDQDVIRELESFQYIDERGFNWGLTVRKKSERILQLLEKGPLLKEERDRARKLTRGIEGFGSFCQRSSSSADKEQSFNTYGRCNSHYSGYSREEDLLSSLKEGGSIKQDKSNEQNKEIFSSFDQDKEMENSNPSGSFNRLQIFKNEEFLRQPLKENKAHRSLQNSRKVSTTPMKKHLPEEFNKQNQGQAPNPLLDLKKNNPKIESSVEEDHPFSTYENQTTASLLSLS